From Anopheles coluzzii chromosome 3, AcolN3, whole genome shotgun sequence, the proteins below share one genomic window:
- the LOC120956889 gene encoding uncharacterized protein LOC120956889, producing the protein MANDVTIANIRTDNRSVLEVRGKEFGLQPIIDLVENVISKNTKIEEVRFVSGKLFRIDANLPNQVWHGKNVVVHARELLVPSPVCWDLSGKDDTHEYSQSAGTGEDGTGLNGKDGYPGESGGNVLIMAKEITNPEHMTIIANGGAGSDGQDGGNGKHGKDGTGKRWSEFRDEFPPVASMDGVRHADLNTTLKNLKKPGITITKEEVNDRHTLKILTNSLRGWTYLLSFTKVEFQGLQIEDCYFECKTDDGHTITFSYQDGDLMTQNCQAFLLYEGSPGTPGMSGGEYGMGGQGGKAGEVTVQCLTNYRDVDVHIISKAGANGKNGKGGVGGRHGKRGWDVGYADHFWGRRFGPFPIYYGSDENSTLKLSAYSSNSSNRVYCPYLSDNSSTYVEITSSRLRHPDQQTFEERNNSRSNSERQHHARALGKKTISRQSVLNAYSEFMQEVEREIEEEEANRRHEEECARQRAREAELVARQAAEREAQEERQRAYEAEQARLAAETQRLEEFRRAHATEVAARQATAQNVQQGTTGGRRLHSQPNPACEPKMAALQAAESRLQHSNRWSYQAECRQHPYEVRRAARQAAEKKLQEKKQAAEAEKKAKEEKRAAAKQKVLEEKQRAFEAECERQAAANRRQEELQLAHAMSRCVSLEQDIKRQHCKVTVNISKVKQDNDQEGNATNCDSFTLNDWLSYSTKAVHEKDLILLLSKFATDRTSYLQDTDTDEGNKTIDEIDEMFFRKYKFQAMQKLPQLLPLYLKCETQHDYTAETISQFLKETKEKNGQASHVILGSMKQYLYENTPEIRSKIVTFIKQEMKDDDEVLRRAIKSFVLDTEYVDNIDECMETFYRELSKPQHKELLPFWDADSDEETNNEFRRAIQKDEALKALYDSLNEAKRVKAQYETSEMIVDEQVKQKFIEYIQSKGVATSGSCREFLAYVFDVNLRVYTTDEDFEYVLLEEHNPSSTTKNHILIRDDELVQMEINAEYLQMAQERLYKDTLFGNILMELDYLPTIGDIEQFLTLFDVETVASTQSYDEENDSNDKVTAETLASYFPEEKCVSIRKMLEKVTYSNEKRMLQCMVQRFACEGRHISADEMSMFINSLLDSIANGGQEAFTYTWIVAAYQQQNWVDEALLLHLETHFKQQLPNKQQWRAYMSKMMSKDVLVTLFNELQVSTCTIECMNDILHLLSSVPIESIAFDGIKLSEWGYFLKEHYWTHKLKALVEWNEEDRLSDASYYMSCVENTFGYSKANDLIDCLKGKDQLTSKIVLKILSNLQKQKWLLTDEEIHNLKASQLQDWIATMEQKYKPQLEDFNIQQLAEILESDQNTSKRILNNLPTIRTSIQHINDVNTSYNQKLVAKFTYNDIKIWQETIGVKLYNATNDDTVHIYAEMLAVIDRAIELKRGFRLRDTQRLTILALLTNTKSTLAQVSTGEGKSLIVVATSIVKALFHNKVDIVTSSPVLAKRDSEVNKDIYELFGVSVHHNCSEDLEQRKEAYSNYQVVYGDLASFQRDYLLDRFYGKNILGDRDFSCVIVDEVDSMLVDKGNNMLYLSHDIPGMDKLESVYVFIWQVVNSSPGNPEDIDTDEIKNIIMNNLYDRISFDDLKKLDPSLSTKKVKSIWQCLVNGGVIDTESNIVKNAIDSSRLEKVLPPEFAQYKHRLSFLLTECVNREKHIIVPNYLKKFVERHLTSWIDSAINALLMEPDHSYVVSFMASGVKTERSIVILDKDTGTDQGSSQWDEALHQFLQLKHGCKLSLQSLKAVFLSNVSYFKLYKLLYGLTGTLGSQGERHLLKEVHQVDFVTIPPTKSKQFDEYDPIICLGHNKWLESIRTEVDTLVNEQHRSVLIICDTINDVQSVEKCLKAKGELHISTYTRDFEEFDVVQGTAKLQQGEIIIATNLAGRGTDIRITDEVRKAGGLHVILTYLPENIRIEEQAFGRAARSGDKGSGRMILMVRGRKQFRKSKIIDLKKKRDKNELYRISEVKSYYEKHIVTEENCFNKFKKVYEKHREALDNADVPKEVKAILLESCLDQWAFWLDEHSSLMEEFSHECDEKRTPPVLKTFLNKMQSFQSGECTESYLLSSLWEGWVAGNPMRMIKLGKHLAEHHVKVGILKDLQKAGKQLTNMVKKTFDDAKIVVYAYETAMSLFEKVIQLEPQFCEAAYYYRAYTVMKSAEIEQTTDGTSNETIEQFKKDLRAAMELFEAHHTAAVQAAGIVGKSKNIHVSYDDYKEQKERIAKLYLSFTRSIEDILGYAVTPDAFVSDDNITADQAERICKYLTDHKIASKPQVRKNVSDQQLLAIHEDYGIPVEDLRTFFSAKAGKEIDEGTFLKECESTFKLPSKEQFWELLDKQKVISDIQEYVRVDNTKLKKVNPSLMDAIEEIVKKEKLLKQSIELTNEQIVLYHDWLTYEQTENTDSKANVSTEISKKEDLTQTVAEQQNELLDKKGITTSNQKANDDASKISSCVPESSDSVSDLSKKATTDENEVKLSTKTGDKESKARVSMDIFKKDDFIKAFGREQYEMLVKKGIITINKKANIDKSKLLSCVPEWFDSVSVQDLIKKANIEQTEAELIMNELIKQGTLEPSVGDSYKLKDSFNDKKDDLVPSYPVYEPAVRALLAGCFAYRLELKHLKDQLEDLESGDGKVIRINLASHPYVSFFEDLLKQNIIRPCKIENENFNEQMEQICMKNLTKTEWRDIFIEVLAIPTTDADQLVSELIKNKCLHKRSIGTKMWDNASKLTQLQFQQMSVTSYYDIGEEKDFKSIVSITLKCSGTVSYDIGKTVVQYLNQQRKIREASTQTHVINSLKSLKSSIVGLKVPGIYLKSIQEVTKNTEINFGTIDEEYIFNLNGLERLIQLKEQKGMLGKATAVALIGLGQIALGGLIEFCSVGWLTHVASSFMSEGLNDISYAVNALHTGHFSWKEYAVQKMKSILFTGITAGVAALCSRAVKQSKIMKKIFNSGLCTEGESICATTARSQLGTKLENKVISVALKRVGMKIVQGAAQGVANVMVDTIVDDYLQSMVNGLAADVLRTVLSKVDDHKATQSLKQVYDQLGEQRARQLIQEINSSFGTYSWESYVSIVGQMVGSLSHGFASALQKTESKSITLKILSTLGTVWVWGERALQLGRMGYEVSQFLNTMDAQMCEKLKSRVANADGSECSKPKEDGFDKFKSETVRQWRALLSEHVGKLITMHFIKPLLHDALKRIGRHIKRVPLKIRERRLRKKVKKEKAAHDALPEEQRKLHEHQYHEKLQKIMYKTKSPALFADIIQEGVPMDLTCVDACTKVIQKFLKAKNIPTDALIVDVQAEDGISQTFASGEPGAANAKKVTLQLTGGHFSFSENQQNVDGNNCMYAALCEAMPELKDMTADEFRKQIADTIRADPSIQHHIRQGWHRYPIKAFNCIGGRRQEPPESDELEKKFKSNKRYLHSIVIPLSRKSETFSGGKNLTTKKFRKTKCIVIRNTVDHIFNRVTVYPIEAAATIQAAMKISGMAWEVMFESGGSNSFDKLPNALREGKFDRAHGVKLRIKKENFTTPEQLQALAMLQNCLGRREYVYKEANMTGNIAGDIDNIQPKLLKEFVHSYDFAQPDNSRQYVKDFFSRASEEVRSCTMKREDNKSNRKRSKPNANSTSGSSRTKRRLNISGEIEQAHKKIQKYDPTADLKKCKSNIYDRLIRGEPVVYSIEKNYTSESSGIDTDRPSTSSSR; encoded by the coding sequence ATGGCAAACGACGTTACTATAGCAAACATTCGCACCGACAATCGTTCGGTGCTTGAAGTTCGTGGAAAAGAATTCGGACTGCAACCTATTATTGACCTAGTTGAGAACGTTATTAGCAAAAACACCAAAATTGAAGAGGTACGTTTCGTAAGTGGCAAGCTTTTTCGCATTGACGCCAATCTACCAAATCAAGTTTGGCATGGGAAAAATGTTGTGGTTCATGCGCGTGAGCTACTGGTTCCGTCGCCCGTTTGTTGGGACCTTTCGGGCAAAGACGATACCCATGAGTACAGCCAAAGTGCTGGGACTGGCGAGGACGGAACGGGTTTAAATGGTAAGGATGGCTACCCTGGCGAGAGTGGTGGAAATGTGTTGATAATGGCGAAAGAAATAACAAACCCCGAGCACATGACGATCATTGCGAATGGCGGAGCTGGCAGCGACGGTCAGGACGGTGGCAATGGTAAACATGGGAAAGATGGAACAGGAAAACGCTGGTCCGAGTTTCGGGATGAATTTCCACCGGTAGCATCGATGGACGGGGTACGGCATGCGGACTTGAATACAACCCTAAAGAACCTGAAAAAACCGGGCATAACAATAACAAAGGAAGAGGTGAACGATCGTCATACTTTAAAAATCCTTACAAATTCGCTCCGCGGATGGACATACCTGTTGTCTTTCACAAAAGTTGAATTTCAGGGCTTGCAAATAGAAGATTGCTATTTCGAGTGTAAAACGGACGATGGGCACACAATAACGTTTTCCTATCAGGATGGTGATTTGATGACCCAAAATTGTCAAGCTTTTCTGCTGTACGAAGGATCACCGGGAACTCCGGGTATGTCTGGTGGAGAGTATGGCATGGGTGGTCAGGGCGGCAAGGCTGGGGAGGTAACGGTACAGTGCCTGACAAACTATCGAGATGTTGATGTACATATTATCAGCAAAGCGGGAGCGAAtggaaagaatggaaaaggAGGTGTTGGTGGTCGCCACGGCAAGAGAGGTTGGGATGTAGGATACGCGGATCATTTTTGGGGCCGAAGGTTTGGACCATTTCCCATCTACTATGGAAGTGATGAAAACAGCACTCTTAAATTAAGCGCTTATTCATCAAATTCTAGCAACAGAGTGTATTGTCCTTATTTAAGTGATAACTCCTCAACGTATGTAGAAATAACGTCCTCCAGGCTACGTCATCCAGATCAGCAAACGTTTGAGGAACGGAACAATAGTAGATCGAACAGCGAAAGGCAGCATCATGCACGAGCCTTAGGTAAGAAAACAATCTCCAGACAAAGCGTGCTGAATGCGTATTCTGAGTTTATGCAAGAAGTTGAGCGCGAGatagaagaagaggaagccAACCGGCGTCACGAAGAAGAGTGCGCACGACAGCGTGCCCGTGAAGCAGAGCTTGTAGCGCGCCAAGCTGCTGAGAGAGAAGCTCAGGAGGAGAGGCAACGTGCATATGAAGCGGAACAAGCGCGACTGGCTGCTGAAACGCAAAGGCTAGAAGAATTTAGGCGTGCACACGCAACAGAGGTAGCGGCACGCCAAGCTACTGCGCAGAATGTTCAGCAAGGAACTACTGGAGGAAGGCGGCTTCATTCTCAGCCAAATCCTGCATGTGAACCAAAGATGGCAGCACTGCAAGCTGCCGAGAGTAGACTTCAGCATTCAAACCGTTGGTCCTATCAAGCAGAATGCCGCCAACATCCATACGAAGTAAGGCGGGCAGCTCGCCAAGCAGCGGAGAAGAAATTGCAGGAGAAAAAACAAGCTGCTGAGGCGGAGAAAAAGGCGAAAGAGGAAAAGCGTGCAGCTGCTAAGCAGAAAGTGCTGGAAGAAAAGCAGCGCGCATTTGAAGCAGAGTGTGAGCGTCAAGCTGCTGCAAACCGAAGGCAAGAAGAGTTGCAACTTGCGCATGCAATGAGTCGTTGCGTTTCCCTCGAACAAGATATCAAACGCCAACATTGCAAAGTCACGGTGAATATATCTAAGGTAAAACAGGATAATGATCAGGAAGGGAATGCAACTAACTGCGATTCTTTCACATTAAATGACTGGCTGTCGTACAGCACGAAAGCCGTGCATGAAAAGGATCTTATCCTATTGCTAAGCAAATTTGCCACTGATCGTACAAGTTACCTTCAAGATACGGACACAGATGAAGGTAACAAGACAATTGATGAAATAgatgaaatgttctttaggaAATACAAATTTCAAGCAATGCAAAAACTGCCACAGCTATTACCACTGTACCTCAAATGTGAAACACAACATGATTACACTGCAGAAACAATTTCGCAATTCCTAAAAGAAACTAAAGAAAAGAACGGTCAAGCCTCTCATGTGATTCTGGGTTCAATGAAGCAGTATCTGTACGAAAACACTCCAGAAATACGAAGCAAGATCGTGACTTTTATCAAACAAGAAATgaaagatgatgatgaggttTTACGGCGTGCAATTAAATCTTTCGTTTTAGACACTGAATATGTAGACAATATCGACGAATGTATGGAAACGTTCTACAGAGAGCTGTCCAAACCGCAACACAAAGAGCTTTTGCCCTTTTGGGACGCTGACAGTGATGAAGAAACGAATAACGAATTTCGACGAGCAATACAAAAAGATGAAGCTTTAAAAGCGCTTTACGATAGCTTGAATGAAGCAAAGCGGGTAAAAGCGCAATATGAAACGAGTGAAATGATTGTCGATGAGCAGGTGAAGCAAAAGTTCATCGAATACATTCAAAGTAAAGGAGTTGCGACATCGGGGAGCTGCAGAGAGTTTTTGGCATATGTGTTTGATGTCAATCTTAGGGTGTATACTACTGATGAGGACTTTGAGTATGTTCTTCTTGAAGAACACAATCCTTCTTCAACGACGAAGAACCATATACTTATCCGAGACGATGAGTTAGTGCAGATGGAAATAAACGCCGAGTACTTACAAATGGCCCAAGAACGTCTGTACAAGGATACTCTTTTCGGGAATATTCTGATGGAGCTGGACTACTTGCCTACTATTGGAGACATCGAACAGTTTTTAACactatttgatgttgaaacaGTAGCTAGCACCCAGAGTTATGATGaagaaaatgattcaaatgaTAAGGTAACAGCTGAAACGTTGGCCAGCTACTTCCCGGAGGAGAAATGTGTATCCATAAGAAAAATGTTGGAGAAAGTTACATATTCCAATGAGAAACGGATGTTGCAATGTATGGTGCAACGCTTTGCGTGCGAAGGACGGCATATATCTGCGGATGAAATGAGCATGTTCATTAACTCGCTGCTCGATAGCATTGCCAACGGTGGACAGGAAGCGTTCACTTACACATGGATTGTTGCAGCCTATCAGCAACAGAACTGGGTGGATGAGGCATTACTTCTGCATCttgaaacacatttcaaaCAACAATTGCCGAACAAACAGCAATGGCGAGCGTACATGAGCAAAATGATGAGCAAAGATGTTTTGGTGACATTGTTCAATGAGCTTCAAGTAAGCACTTGCACTATTGAATGCATGAACGATATTTTGCATTTGCTAAGCAGTGTCCCTATAGAGTCTATTGCTTTCGATGGAATTAAGCTGTCGGAGTGGGGCTACTTTCTGAAGGAACATTACTGGACGCACAAACTGAAGGCTTTAGTGGAATGGAATGAGGAGGATCGACTCAGCGATGCTTCTTACTACATGAGCTGtgttgaaaatacatttgGATATAGTAAAGCAAATGATTTGATAGACTGTTTGAAAGGTAAAGATCAACTGACCTCTAAAATTGTGCTGAAAATTCTATCAAACTtgcagaaacaaaaatggcTCTTAACGGATGAAGAAATCCACAACCTAAAGGCTTCTCAACTGCAAGATTGGATCGCTACAATGGAGCAAAAGTACAAACCACAGCTGGAGGATTTCAATATACAGCAACTTGCAGAAATACTTGAGAGTGATCAAAATACATCAAAGAGGATTCTCAACAATCTTCCCACGATACGGACATCCATTCAACACATCAATGATGTAAACACATCTTATAATCAGAAGCTGGTGGCAAAGTTTACATATAATGACATCAAAATTTGGCAAGAAACGATTGGTGTTAAATTATACAACGCAACAAACGATGACACTGTACACATTTACGCAGAAATGCTTGCAGTAATTGATCGAGCGATTGAGCTGAAGAGAGGATTTCGACTTCGCGATACTCAACGACTTACTATTCTTGCGTTGCTTACGAACACGAAAAGCACTCTGGCCCAAGTATCCACCGGTGAAGGGAAATCGTTGATCGTCGTAGCAACCTCGATCGTAAAAGCTCTGTTCCACAACAAGGTGGACATTGTAACCAGCTCTCCGGTGCTCGCTAAGCGTGATTCCGAGGTGAACAAAGATATCTATGAATTGTTTGGAGTCAGTGTTCACCATAACTGTAGCGAAGACCTTGAACAGCGCAAAGAAGCTTACTCGAATTATCAGGTTGTGTACGGCGATTTGGCAAGCTTTCAGCGTGACTACCTGCTGGATAGATTCTATGGCAAAAACATACTAGGTGATCGTGATTTTTCGTGCGTTATCGTCGACGAGGTGGACAGTATGTTGGTTGATAAGGGAAATAATATGCTTTACCTGTCGCACGATATACCGGGAATGGATAAGCTTGAGTCggtgtatgtttttatttggCAGGTGGTCAACTCTTCCCCGGGCAATCCAGAAGACATTGATACGGATGAAATTAAGAACATAATTATGAACAATCTGTACGATCGGATCAGTTTCGACGATCTGAAGAAACTCGATCCAAGCTTAAGCaccaaaaaagtaaaatcaaTTTGGCAGTGTTTAGTAAATGGAGGCGTAATAGATACGGAGTCAAACATTGTGAAAAATGCCATAGATTCTTCAAGATTGGAAAAAGTATTGCCTCCTGAGTTCGCTCAATATAAGCATAGGCTAAGCTTTCTACTGACCGAATGTGTCAATCGCGAGAAGCATATAATTGTTCCTAACTATCTGAAAAAGTTTGTCGAAAGACACTTGACGTCTTGGATCGATAGCGCTATCAATGCGTTACTGATGGAGCCTGATCACTCGTACGTGGTAAGCTTTATGGCGTCCGGTGTAAAAACCGAGCGTAGCATAGTGATCCTCGACAAAGATACTGGAACAGATCAGGGAAGCTCTCAGTGGGACGAAGCATTGCATCAGTTTTTGCAGCtaaaacatggctgtaaatTGTCATTGCAAAGCTTGAAAGCGGTTTTCCTATCGAATGTGTCATATTTCAAGCTGTACAAGCTATTGTACGGGTTGACCGGTACACTCGGCTCGCAGGGTGAAAGACACTTGCTGAAAGAGGTACATCAGGTAGATTTTGTTACCATACCACCGACCAAGTCGAAACAATTCGACGAGTACGATCCAATCATTTGTCTCGGGCACAACAAGTGGCTGGAAAGCATTCGGACGGAAGTGGACACCCTGGTCAACGAGCAGCATCGATCGGTTCTCATCATTTGCGATACGATCAATGACGTGCAAAGTGTGGAAAAGTGCTTAAAGGCAAAGGGTGAGCTACACATTAGCACCTACACGCGGGACTTTGAAGAGTTTGATGTGGTGCAAGGTACTGCAAAGCTACAGCAAGGAGAGATCATCATTGCAACCAACCTGGCGGGCCGTGGAACCGATATACGCATCACGGATGAAGTGAGAAAGGCAGGTGGGCTGCATGTGATTCTGACGTACCTTCCGGAAAACATTCGCATCGAGGAGCAAGCTTTTGGAAGAGCGGCAAGAAGCGGAGACAAAGGATCCGGACGGATGATACTGATGGTGCGGGGCCGCAAGCAGTTCCGAAAGTCCAAAATAATTGACCTGAAAAAGAAGCGAGATAAAAATGAGCTGTACCGCATATCGGAGGTCAAGTCGTACTACGAAAAACACATCGTGACGGAGGAGAATTGTTTTAACAAATTCAAAAAGGTGTATGAAAAGCACAGGGAGGCTCTAGACAACGCCGATGTGCCGAAAGAAGTTAAAGCTATTTTGCTCGAAAGCTGCCTCGATCAGTGGGCGTTCTGGTTGGACGAGCACAGCAGCTTGATGGAAGAGTTCAGTCATGAATGTGATGAAAAGCGTACGCCACCGGTGCTGAAGACGTTTTTGAACAAGATGCAAAGCTTCCAGTCGGGAGAATGCACTGAGTCTTATTTATTGAGCAGCTTGTGGGAAGGCTGGGTTGCGGGGAATCCGATGCGTATGATTAAACTGGGAAAACATCTCGCAGAGCATCATGTAAAAGTCGGTATTTTGAAGGACTTACAAAAGGCAGGCAAACAACTTACAAACATGGTAAAGAAAACATTTGACGACGCAAAAATAGTGGTGTACGCTTATGAAACGGCTATGAGTTTGTTCGAAAAGGTTATACAGCTTGAGCCCCAGTTTTGTGAAGCTGCATACTATTATCGTGCCTACACGGTGATGAAATCGGCTGAAATTGAACAGACTACAGATGGAACGAGTAATGAAACGATCGAACAGTTCAAGAAAGATTTGCGTGCAGCGATGGAGCTTTTTGAAGCGCATCATACAGCCGCTGTACAGGCTGCTGGCATTGTgggaaaatcgaaaaacataCACGTTTCGTACGACGACTACAAGGAACAAAAGGAGCGCATTGCAAAGTTGTATCTATCGTTCACACGATCGATTGAAGATATACTAGGGTATGCGGTGACTCCTGACGCGTTTGTGTCGGATGATAATATTACAGCTGATCAAGCGGAACGTATCTGTAAGTATCTCACTGACCATAAGATAGCATCCAAACCACAAGTGCGGAAAAACGTAAGCGACCAGCAGTTGCTTGCTATCCATGAAGACTATGGCATACCGGTTGAAGATTTGAGgacctttttttctgctaaGGCTGGCAAAGAGATTGACGAGGGCACGTTTTTGAAGGAATGTGAATCTACCTTCAAACTTCCTAGTAAAGAACAGTTTTGGGAGCTGTTAGACAAGCAGAAGGTTATAAGCGACATACAGGAGTACGTAAGGGTAGATAATACCAAGTTGAAGAAAGTGAATCCCTCTTTGATGGATGCCATTGaggaaattgtaaaaaaagagaaattattaaaacaatCAATTGAACTAACGAACGAACAGATTGTTTTATACCACGATTGGCTAACGTACGAGCAGACAGAAAATACAGATTCAAAGGCAAATGTAAGTACAGAAATATCTAAAAAAGAAGATCTTACACAAACCGTCGCTGAACAACAGAATGAATTGTTGGATAAAAAGGGTATTACCACCAGCAATCAAAAGGCAAATGATGATGCAAGCAAAATTTCATCATGTGTGCCCGAATCGTCCGATTCTGTGTCTGATCTGTCCAAGAAAGCAACTACAGATGAAAATGAGGTAAAACTCAGCACAAAGACAGGAGATAAAGAGTCAAAAGCACGTGTCAGTATggatatatttaaaaaagatgATTTTATAAAAGCTTTCGGAAGGGAACAGTATGAAATGCTTGTTAAAAAGGGTATAATCACCATCAATAAAAAGGCAAATATCGACAAAAGCAAGCTTTTATCATGTGTGCCCGAATGGTTCGATTCTGTGTCTGTTCAGGATTTGATCAAGAAAGCAAATATAGAACAAACTGAGGCAGAACTCATCATGAATGAGTTGATAAAACAAGGAACTTTAGAACCTAGTGTGGGTGATTCCTACAAATTAAAGGATAGTTTTAACGACAAAAAGGATGACTTGGTGCCATCGTATCCAGTGTATGAGCCTGCGGTAAGGGCGTTACTTGCAGGTTGCTTTGCGTACAGATTGGAATTGAAGCACCTCAAAGACCAACTAGAAGACCTTGAATCCGGCGATGGAAAAGTAATACGAATCAATCTAGCAAGTCATCCTTATGTGTCCTTCTTTGAAGATCTTTTAAAACAGAATATTATTCGACCATGCAAGATAGAAAACGAAAATTTCAATGAACAAATGGAACAAATATGTATGAAAAACTTAACCAAAACAGAGTGGAGAGATATTTTCATAGAAGTGCTTGCGATCCCCACCACTGATGCAGATCAGCTGGTTAGTGAATTaatcaaaaacaaatgtttacaTAAACGATCGATAGGTACAAAAATGTGGGACAATGCATCGAAGCTTACCCAACTACAGTTTCAGCAAATGAGTGTAACAAGTTACTATGACATAGGGGAAGAGAAAGATTTCAAAAGCATAGTTTCGATCACCCTGAAATGCTCTGGTACCGTGTCTTACGACATAGGCAAAACGGTAGTACAATATTTAAACCAACAGCGCAAGATACGCGAAGCTTCAACACAGACGCATGTAATAAATTCTTTGAAATCGCTCAAATCTTCCATTGTAGGGCTAAAAGTTCCTGgaatatatttaaaatcaattcaagAGGTGACTAAGAATACGGAGATTAATTTTGGTACGATAGACGAAGAGTATATTTTCAATCTGAACGGATTGGAGCGTCTGATACAACTGAAAGAGCAGAAGGGAATGCTTGGTAAGGCTACTGCGGTAGCGTTAATAGGGCTGGGCCAAATAGCTTTGGGTGGCTTAATAGAGTTTTGCTCGGTAGGTTGGTTGACGCACGTTGCAAGCAGTTTTATGAGCGAAGGTCTTAACGACATAAGCTATGCTGTGAATGCACTTCACACCGGTCATTTCAGTTGGAAGGAATATGCGgtgcaaaaaatgaaaagcatATTATTTACCGGGATTACCGCCGGCGTGGCAGCGTTGTGTTCTCGTGCAGTCAAGCAATCGAAAATCATGAAGAAAATATTCAATTCTGGGCTCTGTACAGAAGGGGAATCAATATGCGCAACAACGGCACGTAGCCAGCTCGGTACGAAACTCGAAAACAAAGTCATTAGCGTGGCGTTAAAGCGAGTTGGGATGAAAATCGTTCAAGGTGCTGCGCAAGGTGTGGCGAACGTGATGGTCGATACAATCGTCGATGATTATTTGCAATCGATGGTCAATGGGCTGGCTGCGGATGTGCTGCGCACGGTGTTGAGCAAAGTAGACGATCACAAAGCAACGCAGAGCCTGAAGCAAGTGTACGATCAGCTGGGAGAACAGAGGGCTAGGCAGCTTATACAGGAAATAAATTCATCATTTGGAACATACAGTTGGGAGAGTTATGTGTCCATTGTCGGACAAATGGTGGGCAGTTTATCGCACGGATTCGCAAGTGCGTTGCAGAAAACGGAGAGTAAAAGTATCACACTGAAGATTTTGAGCACATTAGGCACGGTATGGGTTTGGGGCGAAAGGGCTTTACAGTTGGGTAGAATGGGTTACGAAGTCAGCCAATTTCTCAACACAATGGATGCGCAGATGTGTGAAAAGCTTAAATCAAGGGTAGCCAATGCGGACGGGAGTGAATGTTCCAAACCAAAGGAGGATGGGTTTGATAAGTTTAAGAGCGAAACAGTCAGGCAATGGCGAGCGCTGTTGAGTGAGCATGTTGGGAAACTCATCACAATGCATTTCATTAAACCATTGCTACACGATGCATTAAAACGCATTGGAAGGCATATCAAACGAGTGCCACTTAAAATCAGAGAAAGAAGATTGAGAAAGAaggtgaaaaaagaaaaagcggcACACGATGCGCTACCGGAAGAGCAACGAAAGCTGCACGAACATCAGTATCACGAAAAGTTGCAGAAAATCATGTACAAAACAAAGAGTCCTGCGCTGTTTGCGGATATCATTCAGGAGGGTGTACCGATGGATCTAACCTGTGTAGATGCATGTACAAAAGTGATACAGAAGTTTTTGAAAGCCAAAAACATACCAACTGATGCACTTATTGTTGACGTGCAGGCGGAGGACGGCATAAGCCAAACGTTTGCTTCCGGAGAGCCCGGAGCGGCGAACGCTAAAAAGGTAACCTTACAGCTGACCGGCGGTCATTTCTCATTTTCtgaaaaccaacaaaacgtTGACGGCAATAATTGTATGTATGCGGCATTGTGCGAAGCCATGCCCGAGCTGAAAGATATGACGGCTGATGAGTTTAGGAAGCAAATCGCAGATACAATAAGGGCAGATCCTTCCATACAACATCACATTAGGCAGGGTTGGCATCGGTATCCAATCAAGGCGTTCAATTGCATTGGGGGCAGGAGACAAGAGCCGCCCGAAAGCGACGAGCTGGAGAAGAAatttaaaagcaataaaagATACTTGCACAGCATTGTAATTCCACTGTCTCGCAAATCTGAAACATTTTCTGGAGGGAAaaatttaacaacaaaaaagtttagGAAAACCAAATGCATCGTAATAAGAAACACAGTAGATCACATCTTTAACCGCGTTACGGTTTACCCTatagaagcagcagcaacgataCAGGCAGCGATGAAAATCTCAGGCATGGCTTGGGAAGTAATGTTTGAAAGCGGAGGCAGTAACTCATTTGATAAACTACCTAATGCTTTGAGAGAAGGCAAATTTGATCGAGCGCATGGTGTTAAGTTGAGAATAAAGAAAGAGAACTTTACAACGCCTGAACAGTTGCAAGCATTAGCAATGCTACAGAATTGTCTTGGAAGAAGGGAATATGTGTACAAAGAAGCAAACATGACTGGCAATATTGCAGGAGATATTGACAATATTCAACCGAAATTGTTGAAGGAGTTTGTGCACAGCTATGACTTTGCCCAACCTGACAACAGTCGCCAGTACGTCAAAGACTTTTTCAGTAGAGCAAGTGAGGAGGTTCGGAGTTGCACAATGAAGAGGGAGGATAATAAAAGCAATaggaaaagaagcaaaccaaATGCAAACTCGACAAGCGGTAGCAGTCGAACAAAACGAAGGCTTAATATATCGGGTGAAATAGAACAAGCtcataaaaaaattcaaaagtaTGATCCTACAGCTGACcttaaaaaatgcaaatctAACATATATGATAGATTAATAAGGGGCGAACCGGTGGTATATTCGATAGAAAAAAATTACACGTCGGAATCGTCGGGAATTGATACCGACCGTCCATCAACGTCGTCCTCACGTTAG